In Akkermansia muciniphila, one DNA window encodes the following:
- the rplS gene encoding 50S ribosomal protein L19, protein MNIINKIEQEQLKADVTPFNVGDTIKVHTRVIEGGKERIQIFQGIVIAKRGSGINEAFTVRKISYGEGVERVFPLHTPRIAKIEVVNRGKVRRAKLHYLRGRIGKDAMIVKSANR, encoded by the coding sequence ATGAACATTATCAACAAAATCGAGCAAGAGCAACTCAAGGCGGATGTGACCCCATTTAACGTAGGTGATACCATCAAGGTTCACACTCGTGTTATTGAAGGCGGCAAGGAACGTATCCAGATTTTCCAGGGCATTGTGATCGCCAAGCGCGGTTCCGGCATCAATGAAGCTTTCACCGTCCGTAAAATTTCCTATGGCGAAGGCGTGGAACGCGTATTCCCCCTGCATACTCCCCGCATTGCCAAGATTGAAGTCGTGAACCGCGGCAAAGTCCGCCGCGCCAAACTTCACTACCTGCGCGGCCGCATCGGCAAGGATGCCATGATTGTGAAGTCCGCCAACCGGTAA
- a CDS encoding esterase/lipase family protein, producing MKTVSILLLGLAIGLSGCSLHQRQEMEYAHYQDDAAAIREAHAAWLILSSPQRSREWPEARKKYNACIRELASHLKEAKRKGGMNEAKRLSLPFVIEKSSYARDSNPWFYEAIFMSDEVDPTFRLRESVTVEGMGIPLAGLAPRGGSLPHANVLKDNGNVHTLTAILDFDRMVDGKPTLRTIPRLMNEHIFIGKNKVRQPLAANFSVPIALFWKLSDADGTELLGAFRPKKAINTMGLYFSEPYDPRKIPVVFTHGLMSGPATFANLTNRLLVDPVIRENYQFWFFGYPSGLAWTIPASRQRQALKELMQEYNPRGTSREMNNIVMVGHSMGGLITRFNNSTKPWTLMKGVFELSPETFEGMTLENWKKGLAPLHYDEQTLERLQNNFIFSPPRGVTRIVYMATPHRGSTFADNWIGRLGQRLIDLPSDMLEEVTRIATLSRGMFLLNPLKMKDELTSIRQLSPNSSLVKYMSELRGSPNVPVHSIIGDRGRNDTPNSSDGVVKYQSSHLDWSASEKIVPSGHSVQDDPASAVELRRILREHLVKVKGRKTLEEADARAATPVWQTNPSPPLILKRP from the coding sequence ATGAAAACGGTTTCCATCCTTCTTTTAGGACTGGCCATAGGCCTTTCCGGCTGTTCCCTGCACCAGCGGCAGGAAATGGAGTACGCCCATTACCAGGATGACGCCGCAGCCATCCGGGAAGCCCATGCCGCATGGCTCATTCTTTCCTCTCCCCAACGCAGCCGGGAATGGCCGGAAGCCCGGAAAAAATATAACGCGTGCATTCGGGAGCTGGCCTCCCACTTGAAGGAAGCCAAACGCAAAGGGGGCATGAATGAGGCGAAGCGCCTGAGCCTTCCCTTCGTCATTGAAAAATCCTCCTACGCCAGAGACAGCAATCCGTGGTTCTATGAGGCCATTTTCATGTCCGATGAAGTGGACCCCACCTTCCGTCTGCGGGAAAGCGTAACCGTGGAGGGAATGGGCATACCGCTGGCGGGGCTGGCGCCCCGGGGCGGCTCCCTCCCACATGCCAACGTGCTTAAGGACAACGGCAACGTGCACACGCTGACAGCCATTCTGGACTTTGACCGCATGGTGGACGGCAAACCTACCCTCCGTACCATTCCGCGCCTGATGAATGAACATATTTTCATTGGCAAAAACAAGGTGCGGCAGCCGCTGGCGGCCAATTTTTCCGTCCCTATCGCCCTGTTCTGGAAGCTTTCCGACGCAGACGGGACGGAACTGCTGGGGGCATTCCGCCCGAAAAAGGCCATCAATACGATGGGGCTTTATTTTTCCGAACCCTATGACCCCCGGAAAATACCCGTGGTTTTCACCCACGGCCTGATGTCCGGCCCCGCCACCTTCGCCAACCTGACCAACCGTCTCCTGGTGGATCCGGTCATCCGGGAAAACTACCAATTCTGGTTCTTCGGCTATCCGTCCGGGCTGGCCTGGACCATTCCGGCCAGCAGGCAGCGGCAGGCCCTGAAGGAGCTCATGCAGGAATACAATCCCCGCGGCACATCCAGGGAAATGAACAATATCGTCATGGTGGGGCACTCCATGGGCGGCCTCATCACCCGCTTCAACAATTCCACCAAACCCTGGACGCTGATGAAGGGAGTATTTGAACTTTCTCCGGAAACGTTTGAGGGAATGACGCTGGAAAACTGGAAGAAAGGGCTGGCCCCCCTCCATTATGATGAACAAACGCTTGAACGGCTCCAGAATAATTTCATCTTTTCCCCGCCCCGGGGAGTCACGCGCATCGTGTACATGGCCACCCCGCACCGCGGTTCCACTTTCGCGGACAACTGGATAGGAAGACTGGGCCAGCGCCTGATTGACCTCCCCTCGGACATGCTGGAAGAAGTCACCCGCATCGCTACACTCAGCCGCGGCATGTTCCTACTCAATCCGTTGAAAATGAAAGACGAGCTAACCAGCATCCGCCAGCTTTCCCCGAACTCATCCCTGGTCAAATACATGTCTGAACTGCGCGGTTCTCCCAATGTTCCCGTTCATTCCATCATCGGAGACAGAGGCAGGAATGACACGCCCAATTCCTCCGACGGAGTGGTCAAATACCAGTCCTCCCATCTGGACTGGAGCGCCAGCGAAAAAATTGTTCCGTCCGGGCACAGCGTGCAGGATGACCCGGCATCCGCCGTGGAACTGCGGCGCATCCTCCGGGAACACCTAGTCAAGGTCAAAGGCCGTAAAACGCTGGAAGAAGCGGACGCACGGGCCGCTACCCCGGTATGGCAAACCAATCCCTCGCCTCCCCTCATTCTGAAAAGGCCCTGA
- a CDS encoding OadG family transporter subunit, whose translation MLLTTLAFAQGIANVMNNLNYQIVGIMVVMMCLGGLAVILTISGSIAAAIQNRAKAKTAAPVAAPAAAPAAAAKPGMTPEMLAILSAAVDSAMTELTPEMVAVISAAVDAGLDGMSHRIVEIKQSPGSGYAAAGRAEIFASHRIRPSR comes from the coding sequence ATGTTACTCACAACACTCGCCTTTGCACAGGGCATCGCCAACGTCATGAACAATCTGAACTATCAGATTGTCGGCATTATGGTGGTCATGATGTGCCTGGGTGGCCTGGCCGTCATTCTGACCATCAGCGGCTCCATCGCCGCCGCCATTCAGAACAGGGCCAAAGCCAAAACCGCCGCTCCCGTGGCCGCGCCTGCCGCCGCCCCCGCTGCGGCGGCCAAACCGGGCATGACTCCGGAAATGCTCGCCATCCTCTCCGCAGCGGTGGACTCCGCCATGACGGAGCTCACGCCGGAAATGGTGGCCGTCATCTCCGCCGCCGTGGACGCGGGCCTGGACGGCATGAGCCACCGCATTGTGGAAATCAAGCAATCCCCGGGCTCCGGCTATGCGGCCGCAGGCAGGGCGGAAATCTTCGCCTCCCACCGCATTCGGCCTTCCCGTTGA
- a CDS encoding aminotransferase class V-fold PLP-dependent enzyme, translating to MLDTATIRPQFPILETSVHGKPLIYLDNAATTQKPLAVLDAIRHYYDTENANVHRGSHYLSQLATEAHEESRKTVARFINAPETAEVLFTSGCTMGINLAADTIAGSGMVKPGDEVIVTASEHHSNIVPWQMLCERTGAVLKAVPLTPGQTLDMEAYRNMLSPRTRIVAVGHVSNTLGTVNPVREMTALAKANRQETIVLIDGAQAVSHMNVDVQELGCDLYAFSGHKLYAPTGIGALWGKRELLEKLPPWMGGGEMIKEVTFEKTIYNDIPFKYEAGTPNIGGAVGLAAAIRYVSGLGLDNIAAHEQKLTDMAVEGLKAMPRLTVLAPDVPHSAVVSVLAKGIHHYDLGTLLDQMGIAVRTGHHCCQPLMCALGTTGTTRASFALYNTEEEVQTFLKSMNRALDMLS from the coding sequence ATGCTTGACACAGCAACCATTCGCCCGCAGTTCCCCATTCTGGAAACCAGCGTGCACGGCAAGCCTCTCATTTACCTGGACAATGCGGCCACCACGCAAAAGCCCCTGGCCGTACTGGACGCCATCCGCCATTACTACGATACGGAAAACGCCAATGTGCACCGCGGTTCCCACTACCTGAGCCAGCTCGCGACGGAAGCGCATGAAGAATCGCGGAAAACGGTGGCGCGGTTTATCAACGCGCCGGAAACGGCGGAAGTCCTGTTCACCTCTGGCTGCACGATGGGCATCAACCTGGCGGCGGATACCATCGCCGGGTCCGGCATGGTCAAACCGGGAGACGAAGTCATTGTTACCGCTTCCGAACACCATTCCAACATCGTTCCCTGGCAAATGCTGTGCGAACGCACGGGCGCCGTCCTGAAAGCGGTTCCCCTGACGCCGGGCCAGACCCTGGACATGGAAGCTTACCGGAACATGCTTTCCCCCCGCACCCGTATCGTAGCCGTGGGACACGTTTCCAACACGCTGGGGACAGTCAATCCCGTGCGGGAAATGACCGCGCTCGCCAAAGCGAACAGGCAGGAAACCATCGTGCTGATTGACGGGGCCCAGGCTGTCTCCCATATGAATGTGGATGTTCAGGAACTGGGCTGCGACCTGTATGCCTTTTCCGGCCACAAGCTGTACGCGCCCACCGGCATCGGCGCGCTGTGGGGGAAAAGGGAGCTGCTGGAAAAACTGCCGCCGTGGATGGGCGGCGGGGAGATGATCAAGGAAGTCACCTTTGAAAAAACCATTTACAACGACATTCCTTTCAAATATGAAGCGGGAACGCCCAACATAGGCGGGGCTGTGGGTCTGGCGGCCGCCATCCGCTACGTCTCCGGACTGGGCCTGGACAACATCGCCGCCCATGAACAGAAACTGACGGATATGGCGGTGGAAGGCCTGAAAGCCATGCCGCGCCTGACCGTACTGGCGCCGGACGTGCCGCACAGCGCCGTGGTCTCCGTTCTGGCGAAGGGCATCCACCACTATGACCTGGGTACGCTGCTGGATCAGATGGGGATTGCCGTAAGAACCGGGCACCATTGCTGCCAGCCGCTCATGTGCGCCCTGGGCACCACCGGGACAACCCGCGCCTCCTTTGCCCTGTACAATACGGAAGAGGAAGTGCAGACCTTCCTCAAATCCATGAACCGGGCGCTGGACATGCTCTCCTGA
- a CDS encoding TIGR03790 family protein, translating to MLFLLASWFSAACAYELLPAHVAVVYNGKSELSRRMAREYARVRGVPEGNLVSLDCPMTGEISRKEYEETIRVPLLETARKQRWWTPSGIASSPLMDRKIFVLALMADLPMKIRHETPAPQPGKGVNQMQTDRAAVDSELALLAVGGYERKSWQVNPYFNKREDFVGAGLPSFLVCRLDGLTPDTCMRLVTEPAKVEKQGLWGWAVVDRGGPYAQGDRWMDDVFKRVREAGIPVYLDDWPQTLPEKFPLSRDTALYCGWYAGKANGPFSDPSFRFRPGAIAMHLHSFSAADFKVPGKGWSSALLEKGAAVTVGNVYEPFLGACHRFDIFVDRLLDGYTVAEASWMSMPVLSWQGVVFGDPLYRPYARMKDMDVEPTEEDRYFQGWWASSVQFGDRWKDRSARLTESARKAPFSCLYEALALECLYRKEPARAGEFLSSALDGAANARTRARLLLEILLAERARGGNKAFLQRADGIRGLMSSSAFLPALEEWLARVAPPPAPPKK from the coding sequence GTGTTATTTCTGCTGGCGTCGTGGTTTTCCGCCGCGTGTGCCTATGAGCTGCTGCCTGCTCATGTGGCCGTGGTTTATAACGGAAAATCCGAGTTGAGCCGCCGCATGGCCAGGGAATATGCGCGGGTGCGCGGCGTTCCGGAAGGGAACCTTGTTTCTCTGGATTGCCCCATGACCGGCGAAATTTCGCGGAAGGAGTATGAGGAGACGATTCGCGTCCCGCTGCTGGAGACGGCGCGGAAACAACGGTGGTGGACGCCTTCCGGCATTGCGTCCTCCCCCTTGATGGACCGGAAGATTTTTGTGCTGGCGCTGATGGCGGACCTTCCGATGAAGATTCGGCATGAAACGCCCGCTCCCCAGCCCGGGAAAGGGGTCAACCAGATGCAGACGGACCGGGCGGCGGTGGATTCCGAACTGGCGCTGCTGGCGGTGGGCGGTTATGAAAGGAAATCCTGGCAGGTGAATCCCTATTTTAATAAGAGGGAGGATTTTGTGGGGGCCGGTCTTCCTTCGTTTCTGGTATGCCGCCTGGACGGCCTGACGCCCGATACCTGCATGCGGCTGGTGACGGAGCCGGCGAAGGTGGAGAAACAGGGTTTATGGGGGTGGGCTGTTGTGGACCGGGGCGGCCCCTATGCCCAGGGGGACCGGTGGATGGATGACGTGTTCAAGCGCGTGAGGGAGGCGGGCATTCCCGTTTATCTGGATGACTGGCCTCAGACTCTGCCGGAAAAATTCCCCCTGAGCCGGGATACGGCTCTTTATTGCGGGTGGTATGCGGGGAAGGCGAACGGACCGTTTTCAGACCCTTCGTTCCGCTTCCGGCCCGGGGCGATAGCCATGCACCTGCATTCTTTCAGCGCTGCCGATTTCAAGGTTCCCGGCAAGGGGTGGAGTTCCGCCCTGTTGGAAAAGGGGGCTGCTGTGACGGTGGGAAACGTGTATGAGCCGTTCCTGGGCGCCTGCCACCGCTTTGATATTTTTGTGGACCGCCTCCTGGACGGCTATACCGTGGCGGAGGCCTCCTGGATGAGCATGCCTGTGCTGTCCTGGCAGGGGGTGGTGTTCGGAGACCCCCTGTACCGTCCATACGCCCGCATGAAGGATATGGACGTGGAGCCGACGGAAGAAGACCGTTATTTCCAGGGGTGGTGGGCTTCCTCCGTGCAGTTTGGAGACCGCTGGAAGGACCGTTCAGCGCGTTTGACGGAGTCCGCCCGGAAAGCCCCTTTCTCCTGCCTTTATGAAGCTCTGGCTCTGGAATGCCTGTACCGGAAGGAACCGGCCCGCGCCGGAGAGTTTCTTTCTTCCGCCCTGGACGGCGCGGCCAATGCCCGCACCCGCGCGCGCCTGTTGCTGGAAATCCTGCTGGCGGAACGGGCCCGGGGCGGGAACAAGGCCTTTCTGCAGCGGGCGGACGGCATCCGGGGCCTCATGTCTTCCTCCGCTTTTCTTCCGGCGCTGGAGGAATGGCTCGCCAGAGTGGCTCCGCCGCCGGCCCCACCGAAAAAATAA
- the mce gene encoding methylmalonyl-CoA epimerase, whose translation MIQQIDHIGIAVKSLDATVPYYRDALGLGEPHIEEVPTQKVRVAMFDVAGVHIELLEPTSPESAIAKAIEKKGEGIHHIAFKTNDIAGNISQAKEAGLTVLNDPPVPGAHNTQVTFLHPKCTFGVLTEFCQHPGGCECGK comes from the coding sequence ATGATTCAGCAAATTGACCATATCGGCATCGCCGTCAAGAGTCTTGACGCCACCGTTCCCTATTACCGCGATGCGCTCGGGCTCGGCGAGCCCCACATTGAGGAAGTCCCCACTCAAAAGGTCCGCGTCGCCATGTTTGACGTTGCCGGCGTCCACATCGAACTGCTCGAACCCACCTCTCCGGAAAGCGCCATCGCCAAGGCTATTGAGAAAAAAGGGGAAGGCATCCACCACATCGCTTTCAAGACCAATGACATCGCCGGAAATATCTCCCAGGCCAAGGAAGCGGGCCTTACCGTGCTGAACGATCCGCCCGTCCCCGGCGCCCACAACACGCAGGTCACCTTCCTGCATCCCAAGTGCACCTTCGGCGTCCTGACCGAATTCTGCCAGCACCCCGGCGGCTGCGAATGCGGCAAGTAA
- a CDS encoding rhodanese-like domain-containing protein, with protein sequence MRDAFSTALKLLLAVFLLAVGVAALDLRVIQPFRTPPCNPETLEEGHVCLSQILKEWPGKILWIDARKQDDFERHTVTQAPVYPIRPADANYQELLANAMEALMTAEDRGFCIVIFCSRDCTSSAAVANELKKPEYGIRAPIFILEGGWDELRKEPSLVP encoded by the coding sequence ATGAGAGACGCTTTTTCCACCGCTCTGAAACTCCTGCTGGCCGTATTTCTGCTGGCCGTAGGCGTCGCCGCGCTGGACCTGCGCGTCATCCAGCCGTTCCGCACGCCGCCCTGCAACCCGGAGACGCTGGAGGAAGGGCACGTGTGCCTCTCCCAGATATTAAAGGAATGGCCGGGGAAAATCCTCTGGATAGACGCCAGAAAGCAGGACGACTTTGAACGCCATACCGTCACACAGGCTCCCGTTTACCCCATCCGTCCGGCGGACGCCAATTACCAGGAACTCCTGGCGAATGCCATGGAAGCCCTGATGACGGCAGAGGACAGGGGATTCTGCATCGTCATCTTTTGCAGCAGGGACTGCACCTCCAGCGCGGCCGTGGCCAATGAACTGAAAAAGCCGGAATACGGCATCCGAGCGCCCATTTTCATTCTGGAAGGGGGCTGGGATGAATTGCGCAAAGAACCCTCACTCGTACCATAG
- a CDS encoding biotin/lipoyl-containing protein encodes MKKLRITVDGKVFDVSVELLDQVSSTTAAPAPAPAAVPAPAASAPVAAPAPAPAPAPAPAAAGAGDVPSPLAGKVVSLDVAAGASVKAGDQILTLEAMKMNTIIYAPASGTLTAFCVNPGDTVQEGQALAKIG; translated from the coding sequence ATGAAGAAACTTCGCATCACCGTAGACGGCAAGGTATTTGACGTATCCGTAGAACTCCTGGACCAGGTATCCTCCACTACCGCAGCCCCGGCCCCGGCTCCCGCGGCCGTTCCCGCTCCTGCCGCATCCGCCCCCGTAGCCGCCCCGGCCCCGGCTCCCGCACCTGCGCCCGCTCCGGCCGCCGCCGGCGCCGGAGACGTGCCCAGCCCGCTTGCCGGCAAGGTTGTTTCCCTGGACGTGGCCGCTGGCGCCTCCGTGAAGGCCGGCGACCAGATTCTGACGCTGGAAGCCATGAAGATGAACACCATCATCTACGCTCCCGCCTCCGGCACGCTCACCGCTTTCTGCGTAAACCCGGGTGATACGGTTCAGGAAGGACAGGCTCTGGCCAAGATCGGTTAA
- a CDS encoding acyl-CoA carboxylase subunit beta, with product MAIDPKLIDDLNSRRKKVILSGGQEKIDKRHEKGEMTARDRMGYLFEEGTFSEIGMHVRHNCHNFGMGKKEIPGDGVVSGFGLVDGRPVACAASDFLAQGGSLGYMHAMKIADAQKYALKAGIPMVTVNDSGGARLQEGVAALSGYAQVFYNNVLASGVVPQISMILGPCAGGAAYSPALTDFIIMRNSGNAGMYITGPKVIEQVTYEKCTMDDIGSAAIHATVSGNVHFVADSDAHAMDILKRLLSFLPSNNTEEPPHKLDTPLDLSADEGMSDLIPGDNRTPLDVQPIISRLVDNGDFLEVHKDFAKNVVVGFGRICGVVVGIIANQPNVKAGCLDIDSSDKAARFIRFCNAFNIPLVNLVDVPGFLPGKNQERGGIIRHGAKLIFAYSQATVPKVTLIMRKAYGGAYIAMCCKDLGADAVFAWPGAEIAVMGAEGAVPVLYGRELKAVEDPAEKAKRQGELLEEYREAFYNPYVAAGMGQITEVINPEETRAKIAFALRTLLNKKEVRPAKKHGNIPL from the coding sequence ATGGCTATTGATCCCAAATTGATTGACGATCTGAACAGCCGCCGCAAGAAGGTGATCCTCAGCGGCGGTCAGGAAAAGATCGACAAGAGACACGAAAAGGGCGAAATGACGGCCCGCGACCGCATGGGGTACCTCTTTGAGGAAGGCACCTTCTCGGAAATCGGCATGCATGTGCGCCACAACTGCCACAACTTCGGCATGGGCAAGAAGGAAATCCCCGGCGACGGCGTCGTTTCCGGCTTCGGCCTGGTGGACGGCCGTCCGGTGGCCTGCGCGGCCTCCGACTTCCTGGCCCAGGGCGGCTCCCTCGGCTACATGCACGCCATGAAAATTGCGGATGCCCAGAAGTACGCCCTGAAGGCCGGCATCCCGATGGTGACCGTGAACGACTCCGGCGGCGCGCGCCTCCAGGAAGGCGTGGCGGCCCTTTCCGGTTATGCCCAGGTGTTCTACAACAATGTGCTTGCCTCCGGCGTAGTTCCGCAAATCTCCATGATTCTGGGCCCCTGCGCGGGCGGCGCGGCCTACTCCCCCGCCCTGACGGACTTCATCATCATGCGCAATTCCGGCAACGCCGGCATGTACATCACCGGCCCCAAGGTGATTGAACAGGTCACGTATGAAAAATGCACGATGGACGACATCGGCTCCGCCGCCATTCACGCCACCGTGTCCGGCAACGTCCATTTCGTAGCGGACAGCGACGCGCACGCCATGGACATCCTGAAGAGGCTGCTTTCTTTCCTTCCTTCCAACAACACGGAAGAACCGCCTCACAAACTGGACACCCCGCTTGACCTGAGCGCAGACGAAGGCATGAGCGACCTGATTCCCGGCGACAACCGCACGCCGCTGGACGTCCAGCCCATCATCAGCCGCCTGGTGGACAACGGGGACTTCCTGGAAGTGCATAAGGACTTCGCCAAAAACGTCGTCGTCGGCTTCGGCCGCATCTGCGGCGTAGTAGTCGGCATCATCGCCAACCAGCCCAACGTGAAAGCCGGCTGCCTGGATATCGACTCCTCCGACAAGGCCGCACGCTTCATCCGCTTCTGCAACGCATTCAATATTCCGTTGGTGAACCTGGTGGACGTGCCCGGCTTCCTGCCCGGCAAGAACCAGGAACGGGGCGGCATTATCCGCCACGGCGCCAAACTCATCTTCGCCTATTCCCAGGCCACGGTGCCCAAAGTCACCCTGATCATGCGGAAAGCCTACGGCGGCGCCTACATCGCCATGTGCTGCAAGGATCTGGGTGCTGACGCCGTCTTCGCCTGGCCCGGCGCGGAAATCGCCGTCATGGGCGCGGAAGGCGCCGTTCCGGTGCTCTACGGCCGTGAATTGAAGGCTGTGGAAGACCCGGCGGAAAAAGCCAAGCGTCAGGGAGAACTCCTTGAAGAATACCGGGAAGCCTTCTACAACCCGTATGTGGCGGCCGGCATGGGGCAGATCACGGAAGTCATCAATCCGGAAGAAACCCGCGCCAAAATCGCCTTCGCCCTGCGCACCCTGCTGAACAAGAAGGAAGTGCGCCCGGCCAAGAAACACGGCAACATTCCGCTCTAA
- a CDS encoding protein kinase domain-containing protein — protein sequence MPADDSLPLDQLSSLFPQLENIQLVGAKGPQQIFTATLKSNFAPVMLRVVPTEEAGIFGWDPEFIVRSLTIVEQSHQGLLRVYETGQAGPFTFIISEHSPYPRLADMATLPKISPQAALNLVRNMAEGLLTLHRKNIFHGGITPKLICLREDGGDALLLPINIYPAQSPVDMGNFASPEWVTGAETTFTPGMDIYALGLALYILLTRKTPMEAGFAMPSSLIKCSDAVDSVVSRAINPDTRERYRDLGDFITDLDKAIAHPSGRNAAAIPPPPSSPAIPVLNMQKGQSNIYYYLIPALIIGIVLTYTCILYKKDVVKMRNDYNEQVQKENNAKAEAARQANREALRHAPAAAKHAAAAIPSPVPSARPEQAPAVPKVSGEPGKVNWSLQPGVKVRQSSNRNMLAAYGPEKAVDGNTSSRISDVSISATGVVEGKTAWFGIDFGRETNRTIEKVVIYTPANLTLLGTMENFKVILYDNDKNVLAEKTFSTTPSEKSTNVTSWELDAPVKARALRVESSNPSQPLALTEVEAYGPEDAEDTPVPASAEK from the coding sequence ATGCCTGCCGACGATTCCCTTCCCTTGGACCAGCTTTCCTCTCTCTTTCCCCAATTGGAAAATATCCAGCTTGTCGGAGCCAAAGGCCCCCAGCAAATCTTTACGGCTACCCTGAAATCCAACTTTGCTCCCGTCATGCTGCGGGTAGTTCCCACGGAAGAAGCCGGCATCTTCGGCTGGGATCCTGAATTCATCGTCCGCTCCCTCACCATCGTGGAACAATCCCATCAGGGGCTTCTGCGCGTTTATGAAACAGGACAGGCGGGACCGTTTACTTTCATCATTTCCGAGCACTCCCCCTACCCGCGTCTGGCGGATATGGCCACCCTTCCCAAAATATCTCCCCAGGCGGCGCTCAACCTGGTGCGCAACATGGCGGAAGGACTGCTGACGCTCCACCGGAAAAACATTTTTCACGGGGGCATCACGCCCAAGCTGATTTGCCTGCGCGAAGACGGCGGAGACGCCCTGCTGCTGCCCATCAACATTTATCCCGCCCAATCTCCGGTGGATATGGGGAACTTCGCCTCTCCGGAGTGGGTCACCGGGGCGGAAACCACGTTCACGCCGGGCATGGATATTTACGCGCTGGGGCTGGCGCTCTACATTCTGCTTACCCGCAAAACGCCGATGGAAGCGGGTTTTGCCATGCCCTCCTCACTGATCAAATGCAGCGATGCCGTGGATTCGGTAGTCTCCCGCGCCATCAATCCGGATACCCGGGAACGCTACCGGGACCTGGGGGATTTCATCACGGATCTGGATAAAGCCATTGCCCATCCTTCGGGAAGAAACGCGGCAGCCATCCCTCCGCCGCCATCTTCCCCGGCCATTCCGGTTCTGAACATGCAAAAAGGGCAGTCCAATATCTATTACTATCTCATTCCGGCCCTGATCATAGGTATTGTGCTGACCTATACCTGCATCCTGTATAAGAAGGATGTCGTCAAAATGCGCAATGATTATAATGAGCAGGTGCAGAAGGAAAATAACGCGAAAGCGGAAGCGGCAAGACAGGCGAACAGGGAAGCGCTCCGCCACGCCCCGGCCGCCGCGAAACACGCCGCTGCGGCCATTCCTTCACCTGTTCCGTCCGCGCGTCCGGAGCAGGCGCCGGCAGTTCCCAAAGTTTCCGGGGAACCCGGCAAAGTCAACTGGAGCCTTCAGCCCGGCGTCAAGGTGCGCCAGAGTTCCAACCGCAATATGCTGGCAGCTTACGGTCCGGAAAAGGCCGTTGACGGCAATACCAGCTCCAGGATTTCCGATGTTTCCATCAGCGCCACAGGCGTGGTTGAAGGAAAAACCGCCTGGTTCGGCATTGACTTCGGCAGGGAAACCAACCGCACTATAGAAAAGGTGGTCATTTACACGCCGGCCAATCTGACGCTGCTGGGCACCATGGAAAACTTCAAGGTCATCCTCTACGACAATGACAAAAACGTGCTGGCGGAAAAAACCTTCAGCACTACTCCTTCGGAAAAATCCACCAACGTCACTTCCTGGGAACTGGACGCTCCAGTCAAAGCGCGCGCCTTGCGCGTGGAATCCTCAAATCCGTCCCAGCCGCTGGCGTTGACGGAAGTGGAAGCGTACGGACCGGAAGATGCGGAGGACACACCGGTTCCCGCATCTGCGGAAAAATAA